The following nucleotide sequence is from Sphingomonas swuensis.
GCGGTCGGCAAGCAGTGGCCGCTCGACCTCGCCGGCGAGCTTACCGCCGAGCGCGGCAAGCTGATCGTCGCCGGCTATCATCAGGACGGCCCGCGGACGGTCAACATGTGGCTCTGGAACTGGCGCGGGATCGACGTGATCAACGCGCACGAGCGCGACCCGCAGGTCTACATGGACGGGATCCGCGAGGCGGTCGACGCGGTCGCGAGCGGACGTCTCGACCCCAGCCCGCTCTACACCCATCGCTACAAGCTCGATGAACTGGCGCAGGCGCTCGACGCCACCCGCGACCGGCCGATGGGCTTCCTCAAGGCGATCATCGAACCATGAGCGACAAGCCCCGGCTAGGCTTCCTCGGAATCGGCTGGATCGGTCGCAACCGGATGGAAGCGATGCTCGGCACCGGCCTCGTCGAAGTCGCCGCGATCGCCGACCCTAGCCACGAAATGCGCGAGGAAGCGGCGGCGCTGGTGCCGGACGCGGTGGTTGCCGAAACGCTCGACGAGCTGCTGACGCAGGATCTCGACGGACTGGTCGTCGCAACCCCCTCGGCGCAGCATGCCGAGCAGTCGATCCGCGCGCTCGAGGCGGGACTCGCCGTCTTCTGCCAGAAGCCGCTCGGGCGGACCGCGGCGGAGGCCAGGGCTGTGGTCGATGCGGCAAGGGCGGCCGACAAGCTGCTCGGCGTCGATCTCAGCTACCGCTTCACAAACGGGATGCGGGCCATCCGCCGGGCGATCGCGTCGGGTGACCTCGGCCAGCCGTTCGCGGCCGACCTCGTCTTCCACAACGCCTATGGCCCGGGGAAGGACTGGTTCTTCGACCCCGCGCAGTCTGGCGGCGGCTGTGTCATCGACCTTGGCGTGCACCTCGTCGACCTCGCCTTGTGGGCGATGGAGTGGCCCGAGGTGGTGAAGGTCGAGAGCCATCTGATGAGCGGCGGCAAGCCGCTGGCCGATGCGGCCACGACCTGCGAGGATTATGCGGTCGCGACGCTCACGCTCGGCAATGGCGCGGTGGTCCGGCTGGCCTGCTCGTGGAAGCTGCCGGCGGGCAAGATGTGCGAGATCGCCGCGGACTTCTACGGCACCGGCGGCGGCGGCCTGTTCCGCAATGTCGGCGGCAGCTACACCGACTTCGAGGCGTTCCGAACCGCCGGCACCGAGCGCTGGCATGCGGCCGAGCCCGATAGCGACTGGGGTGGCCGGGCGGCGGCGGACTGGGCCAGGCGGCTCGCCTCAGGCTCGGCGTTCGACCCCGAGGCAGAGCGGCTGGTCGAGGTCGCACGGGTCCTCGACGCCATCTACCAGCGCTAGCTCGAAGCGGTGCGCGGCGGCGCGGTGACGCGCGGCCTCGTCGGAGCCGACCATCGCTTCGCTCATCCGGTGCGCACCCAACCGGAAGGCGGCGTAGGCGATCCGGTAGAAGGCGAGGAGTTCGGGATCGCAGCCGAGCAGCTTCTCGAGGGCGGTGACCTCGGACCGGGCGAGGTCGAGCTCGATCGCGGCCGCCGCCACGTCCCAGGCGAGGTCCTGACAGCCAACGAGGTCGTGCGCCTGGTGATGGTCGAGCGCATCGGCCTTAAGGAGTTGACCGGACGGCAGACGGAGCCACTCGTGCGCAGCGAGCCTCCCGTCGATCGTCACCGGCCGAACCCTGGCTTGCAGCACGTCTGCGGGCGGATTCCAGCGGGACAGAGCGGGCACGTTGCGCCGAACCATCGTGACCAGCTCGGCAAGCGACGCGCCGGGGCCCGCGGGAAGGGTGGCGCGGAGTGCGAGATAAGACGCGAGCTCATCGAGCGTCGGCTGCGTCGGGCTCGCCTCGGCATGCCAGCGCTGGACCAGCCAGCCGTGCGTCAGGCCGGCGACCTCGGGTCCGAAGCCGGTGCGGTGGAGCAAGCGGGCAAGGGCGAGTTTGCCCTCACCGATTGACCCTAGTCCCGCAAAGCGGACCAGCCACTCGACACCGTCGGCGCGAACGAGGAACTTGGCGCGCTCCCAAGCAGGCGTGACCGGCGGCCAGGACCGCTCGTCGGCGCTCCACCGCGGGCGCCAGGCGCCGGCAAAGAGGTCATCCCAGCGGTCGATCGGCCCGGTAAGCTGCTCGACCCACGAACGCAGGCCGTCGATGCGGGCGACCGGGCGCTGCGCTTTGGCCCAGCGCGCGCAGTGGGCGGCGTCGGCCTCTGGGCCGAGATCGCCGTCGTGGCCGGGGAGGAAGGCGATGCGGTCGCGGGGCACGCCGCGGGCCTCGAGCCAGTCGGCGACGCAGCCGAAGCTGCTTCCGGACAGGCCGGGCCCCTCGTCGACGATGACATAATGCGCCGGCCCCTCGAGCAGTTCGGCGGCCAGCCCCTCGTCGAGGCGAAGTTCGCGGCGGAAGGGATCGCCGGTCGGGCGCAGCGTCACGGGTCGAGGCGCCCCCAGCGCCGCCGCGGCAATGGCGGCGAGCCCCGCGCCAATGCTGCGCAGGCCGATCAGCCGTGGCCGCGCCTCGAGCGCAAGCATCCGTGCCGCCAGGCCATAGGCCTCGGGGTAGAGGGCGTAGAAGGCATAGCCTTCGGGCAGCCGGACTAGGACATTGTCGGGGAGAACGGGGATCGGCGGGATTGGCGGGGCAAGAGCGCCGGGACAGCCCAAGTCCCACGAGTGCATCAGCGCGCCGGCTTGATCCATCAGGGCGTTGAGGAGCGCGTCCTCCGCGGCACGACGCCGATCGATCCCGGCCGCCCGGAAGTCGCGGTCGGCGACGGCCTGGGCGAGTCCGGCGAGGGTGATGAAGCGGGCGCGCAGGCGGTCATGGTCAAGCCACCGGCCCTCGTCCGAGGCGAGCTCCTGCAGGCACCGGGCGGGGACGACCTCCTGCTCATGGTCGCCGTAGACCAGCATGAGCCTATTCGGCGGCGGCGAGAGAGGTCCTTTCGCCGCCCGCCGCGGCGAACCGCATGACGGGCTCGTCGCGACGCAACTGCGCCGCGAAATAGGGGATGGTCGCCTTCAATCCGTCTTCGAGGCTGACCTTGGGGGACCAGCCGAGCAGCGCCTTGGCGTGGCCGATGTCGGGCTTGCGCCGGCGCGGATCGTCCTCGGGCAACGGCTGCTCGACGATCCGGCTGTCGGAGTCGGTCAGGCGCAGCACGCGCTCGACGAGGTCGGACACGGTCAGTTCGTGCGGGTTGCCGATGTTGACGGGCCCCGGCTGCGGCCCGTCGTGCGCCATCAGCCGCAGGATGCCTTCGACCAGATCGTCGACGTAGCAGAAGCTGCGGGTCTGGCTGCCGTCGCCGTAGACCGTGATCGGTGCGCCCGACAGCGCCTGGCAGATGACGTTGCTGACGACGCGCCCGTCGTCGGGGTCCATCCGCGGGCCGTAGGTATTGAAGATCCGAACCACGCGCACCTCCGCCCGGCCAAGACGGTCGAAATCGAATGCCAGCGTCTCCGCCGCGCGCTTGCCCTCGTCGTAGCAGGCGCGCGGACCGGTGCAGCTGACGTTGCCGCGATACTCCTCGCGCTGTGGATGCGCCTCGGGATCGCCATAGACCTCGCTGGTCGACGTCAGCAGGAAGCGCGCGCCCTGCGCCTCGGCCAGTCGGAGGAGGTTGCGGGTGCCGAGCACGTTGGTGAGCATCGTGTGCTCGGGATCGGCCTGGTAGGCGGGCGGCGAGGCAGCGCAGGCGAGGTTGTAGACGTGGGTGAAGCGGCCCTTCAGCACCGCCGCGGGTAGCGGCTCGATCACGTCGTGGGCGACGAAGTCGAAGTTGCCGTGCGACCGCAGATGATCGATGTTTTCCTCGCGCCCTGTCTGGAGATTGTCGAGCACGACCACTTCGGCGCCGCGCTCGAGCAGGCGGTCGGCCATGTTGGAGCCAATGAAGCCCGCGCCTCCGGCGAGCAGTACCCGCTCCGTCATTCCCTTAGGCACCGTCACGCTTCCGTCCATCCTTCTCCGGCAAGGGCCGCCGTATGTTTGCCAACCATGGCTTCCTCAAGATGGCGTTCGAGTTCGCCGGCCCGGACCGCCGACGTGTGCTCCGCCAGCGCCCTAACGCGTGCCGCCTCGCCGATCGCGCGTGCCTGGGCGGGAGCGATGCCTTCGAGCGCGGCAACCACGTCCTCGGTCGTGCGTGCAAGCAATATCTCGCGGCCCGGCTCGAACAGCTGGTCGAGCCCGTCCCAGACATCGGAAATGACCGGGCAGCCGCACATCGCCGCTTCGAACAGTCGGACGCTCGGGCTCCATCCGGCCGCGATCATGTCGGCACGGGTGACGTTGAGCGTGAAGCGGCTGGCGGCATAGAAGTCGGGGTGCTCGGCCGGCGGGACATGCTCGATCCGCTCGACGTTGGCGGGCCATTCGATGTCGCCGGGGTAGAGCGGGCCGGCGACGCAGAAGCGCCGTTCGGGAAGCGCGCGCGCGGCGGCGCAAAGAAGCTTCTCGACCGTCGGCTGGCGATCCTCCGACCAGGTGCCGAGATAGGACAAATCCCAGCGGCTCGGCACGTCGAGCGGCCGGTAGATGGCGGGATCGGCCTGGCAGTAGAGCGCGCGGGCGCCGGGCGAACCCAGCTCGCGCTCGATGAAGCGCAGCGTGGGGCCTCCGGTGAAGCTCAGATAGACGTCGAAGCCGGGGATCAGTTCGGGGCTGAGATATTCGAAGTCGCCGCGAGCGAACTTGGCCAGCGTCACCGGCGTGTCGATGTCGTAGAAGGCCGTCACTCCGCGCGCGGTCTGCTGCACGAAACGACCGACGTCCACCCCTTGCGGCACGTAGGAGCCGACCATGACCGCGTCGGCGCGCGCGATCTCGCCTTGCCAGCGTTCGAGGTCCTTGAGATCCGAATAGAATGAGAGCCGGCAATAGTCGGGATCGGCAAGGTCGCGCTGGCTGGCGTACCAGGGCACGTCGCGCTCGAGGAACAGGATGTCGTGCCCGCGCGTGGCGAACTCGCCGAGCAGACCGCGGAAGGTGGTCGCGTGGCCGTTGCCCCAGGAGGAGCTCAGCGACAGGCCGAGGACGACGAGCTTCATGCCGCCACCAGCTCGCGCTTGGCGGCAAGCTCGGCGCGGAGCACCCGGTCGGCCTCGACCCCGCGATGCGCATAGGTGTGCTCGGCCAGCACCCGGGCGAGCGCGGCGTCGCCGATCGCTCGGGCGCGCTCGGGCGTGAGGCGGGCAAGGTGATCGGCGACATCCTGTCCGTCGCGCGCGACCAGCACTTCCTTCTCGGGCTCGAGGAACTGCTCGATGCCTTCCCACGCGTCGGTGATCAGGCAGGCGGCGGCGCCGGCGGCCTCGAAGACGCGGGTGGCGGGCGAGAAGCCGACGTTGGCCATGCTGTCGCGAGCGACGTTGAGGACCGCTGCGGGCGAGCAGTTGAAGGCGTTGTGGTCGGCGGTCCCGACATGACCGACGGCGTGGACATTGGCCGGCATGCCCTTGCCCGCCCAGCCGTTGCCGCCGAGCAGGAACCTCTTGTCCGGGCTGACTTCTGCTGCGCGGAGGAAGAACTCCTCGACCCGGGCCTCACGATCGGGAAGACGGTTGGCGAGAAATCCGAGATCGGCGGCGAAGCGATCCTCGCGCGGCACCGGATGGTGGGTGGCGGGATCGAGGGCATTGTAGATGGGCACGCACTTCCTCGCGCCGAAGCCCTCGTAAGCGGAGATGACCGGCGGACCGCCGCCATAGGTCAGCACGAGGTCGAACTCCGGCAGGCGGCGGCGCAGCGGATGGTCGGGCGCCCCGGCCAATTCCTCGAGCGTCGCCGCGGCATCGACGTCCCAATAGACCTTGAGCGCGTTCGGGGCTGCCCGGTCGAGCACGCCTTCGGTCAGCTCGTCGTCGAACACTCCGACGCCACTCGCCTTGACCGCGATGTCGGCGGCGGCGGCCTCGTCGAGCACTCGCCGGCAGGCATCGGGAGTCGCGTCATAGACCACCGAGCGGGCATAGGCGGGCGGGTCGATGTCCCTGTGCTGCTGCCGCTCGAAGGCGTCTGGCTCGTAGAAGGTGATGGCGTGGCCGTGACCCGCAAGCTCCTTGAGAATGCCGCGATAGTAGGTCGCCGCGCCGTTCCAGTAGGCGCTGAGAAGGGAGGAGCCGTAGAAGGCGATGTTCATGCGTCGACCTTGTCGGTGAGGGTGGCGACGATGCCGAGCAGCTCGTCGACCCGGTGGGCGCAGCTGTGGCGGGCGCGGATGGTGGCGAGACCCTTGGCGGCGAGGCGCTCGCGAAGGGCGGGATCGTCGCGCAGGGCGGTGAGGTGGCGGGTCATCTCGGCACCGTCGCGCGCGACAAGATAGTCCTCGCCGGGAGTGAACAGGCCCTCGCTGTCGTCCCAAGGCGCGCTGACCAAGGGGATCCCGCAGGCGAGCGCCTCGAACACGCGGATGGTCGGGATGCCGGGGAGCACCTCGCGATAGAAGCGGCGGGGGACGTGGACCGTGGTGAGCGCCCTCGCGAACACCTCCGGCGCGGCGGCGTTGGGGAGCCATCCAGCGAATCTGATGCCGTAGCGGGCCAGCGTCGCGAGCGCCTCGGGTGGGTAGCGGACGCCATGGATGGTGAGCGGAAGACCGGCCTGCGCGGCGGCGCGGAAGAGATATTCCTCGAGCTCGGCCGAGCGCTCGCCGTCGCCCCAGTTGCCGATCCAGACCAGTCCCTCGCGCTGCTGTTCGCGAACCGGCGGATGGAACAGGCGCGTGTCGGCGGCCTCGTGCCAGGTCCAGACCCGGCCTTCCCAGCCCCAGCGACGGTAGACCTCGCTCAGCGTCTCGCCGAACGCCAGCACCCCGTCATAGCCCGACAGGTCGAAGGCGCGGATCGCCTGCGGATCGCTGACCGCGCGGTGGTGCGTGTCGTGGAAGAGGAGGGTGAAGCGGGCGCCAGCCTTGCGCAGCGCTCCGATCGCGGCGACCAGCGCGGGCTCGTTCCACTCATGGACGATGACTAGGTCGGAATCGCCGACGAGCGCGTCGGGGGCGGCATCCGGAGCGAAGGTCTCGATCACGTCCTGAAGGTCGGGGTAGGCGGCGCGCCAGGCGTCGAGACCCTGCTCGCCGCCGTCCTGGCGGAGGTTGTCGAGGCTCCAATTGCGCCCCGGCTCGAGCGCGCGGACATGGTGGCCGCGGGCCTTCAGCTCGCGCAGGATGCCGCGCAGGAAGTGCGCGTTGCCGTGATTCCAGCAGCTGCGGAGCGAATGCGTGAAATAGGCGATCCTCACGCGGCGACCTTCTGCCGCTCGACGAGCCCGTCGTAGAGATCGAGCATCGCGCTTCCCATGGCATGCGGGGAGAAATGCGCGGCGCGCGCCCGCGCCGCGTCGCCCAATTCGCCGCGAAGCTCGGGCCGGGCGACCAGCCGCTCGACCGCGGCGGCGATGGCATGTTCGTCGAGAGGGTCGACGAACAGCGCCGCACCGTCCCACAGCTCGCGGAAACCCGGTCGGTCGGCGAGCACCAGCGCGCAGCCACATTGCGCGGCTTCGAGGACGGCAAGGCCGAACGGCTCATAGAGCGCGGCCGAGACGAACACCGGCCGCTCGGCGAGGAGGCTGGCAAGCTGCTCCGACGACAGCGGGCCAAGCGCCTCGGCATAAGAGAGGCGAACCGCGCTGTCGGTAGGACCGTGGAGCGGTCCGGCGGCGCGGAAGGGGATCCTGCTCAGCGCCGCGGCCCGGTCGAAGGCGGCGACATTCTTGCCCGAATCCCATAGCCGACCGGCGGTCAGCGCATAGTCGACGGGGATCGCCGCTGGACCGGCGAGTTGGTGGCGGCCGTTGTGCACGGCCTGCGGCAGCGACGGCAACGCGTAAGTCTCCTGCACCGCCGCGGCGAAGGCGCGGGTAGGTGCGACCACCAGCGCGCTCGCAGCAAGGCCGCGCGCGACCATCGCCGAGCGCCAGGCGAGATCGTCGGGCAGGGGGCCACTCTTGACCGCGTCCCACCAGGTGCCGACGCAACTGTGGACGACGCTGACGACCGGGGCAGGGTAATCGGCGAGCGCGAGCGCCGGACTGTGGAGCTGGACGAGGTCCGCTCCGGCCTCGCGGGCCAGGGCGGCGAGCGCGGTGGCCGCGGCGAGCACCTCCTCGTCGCTGCCCGCGGTCCAGTCCAGCGGGAGGCTTGTCCCGACAAGCTGCAAGCCCGGCACCGCGGCGGCGTCCGACATCTGCTCGTTCGAAGGCGGAGGACCGAGCACCGCGAGCAGGACCACCATGTCCTCGGCCCCGGCGAGTGCCCGGGCAAGGTCGAGCGAATAGGTCCAGACGCCGCCGACCGCGTCGGTGGTCAGCAGCAGTCGCTGCCTCATGCCGGAACCCTGAGGCGGACCGTCTCGCCCTCGAGCGGGAGCCCGCGCTCGGCGGCAAGCCAGTGGGCAAGGGTGGCGACTCCATCCTTCCACCCGCGGGCGGGCGCGAGCCCGAGCTCGCTCGCAATCCGGCGGGTATCGGCAACGAAGTAGCGCTGGTCGCCCGCGCGCCAGTCGGAATAGCGGACGTCGGGCGTGCGGCCGGTGAGCGCCTCGATATGGCGCATCAGCTGGCGGAGGCTGACCGCATTGGCGGGGCCACCACCAAGGTTGAAGGCGCGCCCGGCAATCCGGTCGATCTGCTTCCACGCGGCCATGTAGGCGTCGACCGCGTCGCCGACGTCGAGGATGTCGCGGACCTGCGCGCCGTCGCCATAAAGGGTGATGGTCTCGCCCTCGAGCGCGCGGATCAGGAAGTGGGCGACCCAGCCCTGGTCCTCGGTCCCCATCTGCCGCTGGCCATAGATGCAGCTCATCCGGATGACCGCGGCGGGCAGGTCGAAGCTGCGCGCATAGTCGAGCACATATTGGTCGGCGGCGCCCTTCGAGCAGCCGTAGGGCGTGTGGAAGTCGAGCGGACGCGCTTCGCCGATGCCGTGGCAGCGAACGTCGGGATCGACCGGCTCGTAGCGCTCGCCCTCGAGCCGGAACTCGAGGTCGGCGAGATCGCCGTAGACCTTATTGGTCGAGGCGAAGATCAGCGGCGTTCGGCGACCGGCGGTGCGCAGCGCATCGAGCAGATGCAGCGTCCCGCGGACGTTGATGTCGAAATCCTCGCGAGGATCGACGAGGCTGGTCGTGACCGCGACCTGCGCCGCCATGTGGAAGACGGCTTCGGCCTCGCGCGCGGCGGCGGCGAGGCTGTCCTCGTCGCGGATATCGCCGCGGGTGAAGCTGATCCTGTCACCGTGGCGCTGCTGGAGCCAGGCGAGATTGCGCTCGACCCCCGGACGCGACAGGGCGTCGAACAGGTGGACCTCATGGCCCTTGGAGGCGAGGCGGTCGGCGATATTGCTGCCGATGAAGCCCGCGCCGCCGGTGACGAGGACCGGCTTCGATCGAAGCAGCGCAGGGCCGCTCACGCGACCAGCCCCCGCGCCTCGAGTTCCGCCCGGGCGGCGTCGACCCGGTCGACCGCGGTCTGGCTGGCGACCCACTGGGCGAGTTCCGCAAGACCCTCCTCGAAGTCCTTGGTCGCCTCGAAGCCAAGCTGGTCGGCGGCGAGCGAGGTGTCGCAGAAGCAGTGGCGGATGTCGCCGATCCGGCCCTTGCCGGCAATCTCTGGGTCGAGACCCTTCTTGCCCATCGCGCGGGCAAGGCTCTGGGCGACCTCGCGCACCGAGCGATCCTGGCCCGATCCGATGTTGAAGACCCCGCCCGCGGCCTGCGGCAGTTCGAGCGCGTCGGCGAAGGCCCGGGCGACGTCCCCGACATGGACGAAGTCGCGGCGCTGCTCGCCGTCCTCGAAGATTACCGGCTTCTGGTCGTTGAGCAGGCGCGAGGAGAAGATGGCGAGGACGCCGGTGTAGGGATTGGAGAGCGCCTGGCCGGGGCCGTAGACGTTGAACAGGCGGAGGCACACGCCCTCCATGCCGTAGGCGCCGGTCATGATGAGCGTGGTGCGCTCCTGCACATATTTGCCGAGCGCGTAGATGGAGGCGAGGTCGGGCCGCTTCCATTCGGGAGTGGGAACGGGCTGGAGCGGCCGCCCCTCGGCATCGACCGGTTCCCAGCTCTGGCCGTCGCCGGCACCGGCGCTACGAACCGCGTCCTGCACGAGGGTGCCGTCGGCATCGCGGTAGAGGCCCTCGCCGTAGATGCTCATCGACGAGGCGGTGACCACACGGCGGACCGGACGATCGATCAATTTCTCCATAAGTACCGCGGTGCCGACGTCGTTGACGCTGGTGTAGCGCTCGACCGCATACATCGACTGGCCGACACCGACCTCGGCGGCGAGGTTGATGACGCTGTCGGTGCCCTGGAGCGCCTTGGTCACGACGTCGCCGTTGCGGACGTCACCAACGATCAGTTCGACGTCCGAGGGAAGCATCTTGGAGCCGTCCACCTCGCCGTGAACCTGCTCGATCAGGGCGTCGAGGACACGAACGCGGTGGCCGCGCTCGAGGAGTTCGCGGCAGACGGAGCGACCGATGAAGCCGGCACCGCCGGTGACCAAGACTGTCTCGCCCACGCTTCCATTCTCCCCGCAAGGCCTTATGCCGGTTTAGCCGAAGTCCCGGCTTCTGAATGAAGCTTCTTCTTGTTTGTTCCCCGTCATGGCGGCTTCTTTGTCGCGGTGGTGCAACGATTTAGACCTCATCGATCGCTGACTTGCGCCATCTTCAACTAGTCGTTCCGGTACCTGCAACGATTCTTTGTTGCCGGAGGAACAAAGCTTTTCCCTTGCTGTTGGGCAGGCGAAACACGGGGAGACGGCGTGCCTTCGGTCCACCTGCTACGCCATGGGGCGCATGACGATGTCGGGAAGCGGCTGACGGGCCGTTTGCCTGATCGCGGCCTGACCGAGGCGGGACGGGGGCAGGCACTTGACGCCGCCGCCCGGCTCGACCGCTCGCCGCCGTCCGCCATCTACGCCAGCCCGCGCCGCCGCACGCGCGAAACCGCCGCGATCGTCGCCGAACGCTTCGGCCTTGCCGTCATGGAAGCCCCTGCGCTCGACGAAATCGACTTCGGTGAATGGGCTGGCCGCGACTTCGCCGAGCTCGATCGAGACCCGCGCTGGTTCGCTTGGAATGCCGAGCGCGACACGGCCCGCTGCCCCGGTGGCGAAACTCAGCGCGAGGCGCAGGCGCGTGCGCTCGCCTTCACCTTCGAGGCCTCTGCGCGCCATGGCTCGACGCCGCTGCTGGTCACCCATTGCGACATCGTCCGTTCGCTGGTCTGCTGGTCCGAGCGCCGGTCGCTCGGCGACATCCACGCCGTTCGCTGCGATCCCGGTGCCCTCGTCACACTCGATCTCGCCGCAACGGCGAGGGTGGCCGCCTGATGCTCAAGACGGGCGAGCCTGTCCTCGACAAGGCACAGATCGAGCGAAGGGTTGCGGAGCTCGGGCCGTGGTTCCACGATCTCGACCTCGATGGCGTGCGGACCGCTCCCGACCACTTCCTGTGGGGCTATCCCGAGAACAAGTACAAGCGCTTCCGCCACGTCATTCCCGAGGACCTCTCCGGCAAGAGCGTGCTCGACATCGGCTGCAACGCCGGCTTCTACAGCTTCGAGATGAAGCGGCGCGGCGCCGCGCGGGTGCTCGGGATCGACCATGACGAGCGCTATCTCGAGCAGGCTCGCTTCGCCGCCGGCGTGTTCGGGCTGACCGACATCGAGTTTCGCCGTGGCGAAGTCTGGGACGTCGGCGCGCTCGGCGAACGATTTGATGTCGTGGTGTTCATGGGCGTGCTCTACCACCTGCGCCATCCGCTGCTCGCGCTCGACCTCATCCGAGAGCATGTCGCCGACGACCTGCTGCTGTTCCAGTCGCTGCAGGCGGGGAGCAAGGGCATGTACCGCCCCGACCCCGACTATGATTTCTTCGATGGCCTCGGCGAATTCGACCGACCCGAGTGGCCGCGGATGCATTTCATCGAGCAGCGCTATGCCGGCGACCCGACCAACTGGTGGGTGCCGAACGAGGCCGCAAGCGCGGGCATGCTGCGCGCCGCCGGCTTCGACATCGTCGAGCATCCCGACACCGACGTCTTTCTCTGCCGTGCCGCCGCCGCTCCGGCCGGTGCCGCGGTCTATCCCGCGAAAGGAAGCCTCGCTTGATCGAAGCCGCGATGATCTGGAACGAGCCCAACAACAAGTCGCATTGGGATCCGCAGATCGACCCTGACTGGTCGAAGTTCGCCGAGATGGGCAAGCTTGCGGCGCGCGCGATCCACGACGTCAACCCGCAGGTCAAACGGGTGCTCGGCGGGATCTCGCCGATCGATCCGCAATATATCCAGCGGCTCGCGGGGCACGGCCTGA
It contains:
- a CDS encoding SDR family NAD(P)-dependent oxidoreductase; protein product: MSGPALLRSKPVLVTGGAGFIGSNIADRLASKGHEVHLFDALSRPGVERNLAWLQQRHGDRISFTRGDIRDEDSLAAAAREAEAVFHMAAQVAVTTSLVDPREDFDINVRGTLHLLDALRTAGRRTPLIFASTNKVYGDLADLEFRLEGERYEPVDPDVRCHGIGEARPLDFHTPYGCSKGAADQYVLDYARSFDLPAAVIRMSCIYGQRQMGTEDQGWVAHFLIRALEGETITLYGDGAQVRDILDVGDAVDAYMAAWKQIDRIAGRAFNLGGGPANAVSLRQLMRHIEALTGRTPDVRYSDWRAGDQRYFVADTRRIASELGLAPARGWKDGVATLAHWLAAERGLPLEGETVRLRVPA
- a CDS encoding NAD-dependent epimerase/dehydratase family protein, with the translated sequence MGETVLVTGGAGFIGRSVCRELLERGHRVRVLDALIEQVHGEVDGSKMLPSDVELIVGDVRNGDVVTKALQGTDSVINLAAEVGVGQSMYAVERYTSVNDVGTAVLMEKLIDRPVRRVVTASSMSIYGEGLYRDADGTLVQDAVRSAGAGDGQSWEPVDAEGRPLQPVPTPEWKRPDLASIYALGKYVQERTTLIMTGAYGMEGVCLRLFNVYGPGQALSNPYTGVLAIFSSRLLNDQKPVIFEDGEQRRDFVHVGDVARAFADALELPQAAGGVFNIGSGQDRSVREVAQSLARAMGKKGLDPEIAGKGRIGDIRHCFCDTSLAADQLGFEATKDFEEGLAELAQWVASQTAVDRVDAARAELEARGLVA
- a CDS encoding UDP-glucuronic acid decarboxylase family protein; protein product: MTVPKGMTERVLLAGGAGFIGSNMADRLLERGAEVVVLDNLQTGREENIDHLRSHGNFDFVAHDVIEPLPAAVLKGRFTHVYNLACAASPPAYQADPEHTMLTNVLGTRNLLRLAEAQGARFLLTSTSEVYGDPEAHPQREEYRGNVSCTGPRACYDEGKRAAETLAFDFDRLGRAEVRVVRIFNTYGPRMDPDDGRVVSNVICQALSGAPITVYGDGSQTRSFCYVDDLVEGILRLMAHDGPQPGPVNIGNPHELTVSDLVERVLRLTDSDSRIVEQPLPEDDPRRRKPDIGHAKALLGWSPKVSLEDGLKATIPYFAAQLRRDEPVMRFAAAGGERTSLAAAE
- a CDS encoding Gfo/Idh/MocA family oxidoreductase encodes the protein MSDKPRLGFLGIGWIGRNRMEAMLGTGLVEVAAIADPSHEMREEAAALVPDAVVAETLDELLTQDLDGLVVATPSAQHAEQSIRALEAGLAVFCQKPLGRTAAEARAVVDAARAADKLLGVDLSYRFTNGMRAIRRAIASGDLGQPFAADLVFHNAYGPGKDWFFDPAQSGGGCVIDLGVHLVDLALWAMEWPEVVKVESHLMSGGKPLADAATTCEDYAVATLTLGNGAVVRLACSWKLPAGKMCEIAADFYGTGGGGLFRNVGGSYTDFEAFRTAGTERWHAAEPDSDWGGRAAADWARRLASGSAFDPEAERLVEVARVLDAIYQR
- a CDS encoding glycosyltransferase, encoding MRQRLLLTTDAVGGVWTYSLDLARALAGAEDMVVLLAVLGPPPSNEQMSDAAAVPGLQLVGTSLPLDWTAGSDEEVLAAATALAALAREAGADLVQLHSPALALADYPAPVVSVVHSCVGTWWDAVKSGPLPDDLAWRSAMVARGLAASALVVAPTRAFAAAVQETYALPSLPQAVHNGRHQLAGPAAIPVDYALTAGRLWDSGKNVAAFDRAAALSRIPFRAAGPLHGPTDSAVRLSYAEALGPLSSEQLASLLAERPVFVSAALYEPFGLAVLEAAQCGCALVLADRPGFRELWDGAALFVDPLDEHAIAAAVERLVARPELRGELGDAARARAAHFSPHAMGSAMLDLYDGLVERQKVAA
- a CDS encoding CgeB family protein, with the translated sequence MRIAYFTHSLRSCWNHGNAHFLRGILRELKARGHHVRALEPGRNWSLDNLRQDGGEQGLDAWRAAYPDLQDVIETFAPDAAPDALVGDSDLVIVHEWNEPALVAAIGALRKAGARFTLLFHDTHHRAVSDPQAIRAFDLSGYDGVLAFGETLSEVYRRWGWEGRVWTWHEAADTRLFHPPVREQQREGLVWIGNWGDGERSAELEEYLFRAAAQAGLPLTIHGVRYPPEALATLARYGIRFAGWLPNAAAPEVFARALTTVHVPRRFYREVLPGIPTIRVFEALACGIPLVSAPWDDSEGLFTPGEDYLVARDGAEMTRHLTALRDDPALRERLAAKGLATIRARHSCAHRVDELLGIVATLTDKVDA
- a CDS encoding CgeB family protein: MKLVVLGLSLSSSWGNGHATTFRGLLGEFATRGHDILFLERDVPWYASQRDLADPDYCRLSFYSDLKDLERWQGEIARADAVMVGSYVPQGVDVGRFVQQTARGVTAFYDIDTPVTLAKFARGDFEYLSPELIPGFDVYLSFTGGPTLRFIERELGSPGARALYCQADPAIYRPLDVPSRWDLSYLGTWSEDRQPTVEKLLCAAARALPERRFCVAGPLYPGDIEWPANVERIEHVPPAEHPDFYAASRFTLNVTRADMIAAGWSPSVRLFEAAMCGCPVISDVWDGLDQLFEPGREILLARTTEDVVAALEGIAPAQARAIGEAARVRALAEHTSAVRAGELERHLEEAMVGKHTAALAGEGWTEA
- a CDS encoding CgeB family protein, producing MNIAFYGSSLLSAYWNGAATYYRGILKELAGHGHAITFYEPDAFERQQHRDIDPPAYARSVVYDATPDACRRVLDEAAAADIAVKASGVGVFDDELTEGVLDRAAPNALKVYWDVDAAATLEELAGAPDHPLRRRLPEFDLVLTYGGGPPVISAYEGFGARKCVPIYNALDPATHHPVPREDRFAADLGFLANRLPDREARVEEFFLRAAEVSPDKRFLLGGNGWAGKGMPANVHAVGHVGTADHNAFNCSPAAVLNVARDSMANVGFSPATRVFEAAGAAACLITDAWEGIEQFLEPEKEVLVARDGQDVADHLARLTPERARAIGDAALARVLAEHTYAHRGVEADRVLRAELAAKRELVAA
- a CDS encoding histidine phosphatase family protein, with translation MPSVHLLRHGAHDDVGKRLTGRLPDRGLTEAGRGQALDAAARLDRSPPSAIYASPRRRTRETAAIVAERFGLAVMEAPALDEIDFGEWAGRDFAELDRDPRWFAWNAERDTARCPGGETQREAQARALAFTFEASARHGSTPLLVTHCDIVRSLVCWSERRSLGDIHAVRCDPGALVTLDLAATARVAA